The Macaca fascicularis isolate 582-1 chromosome 1, T2T-MFA8v1.1 genome includes a window with the following:
- the ALDH4A1 gene encoding delta-1-pyrroline-5-carboxylate dehydrogenase, mitochondrial gives MLLPASALRRALLSRPWTGTGLQWKHTSSLKVANEPVLAFTQGSPEREALQKALKDLKGRTEAIPCVVGDEEVWTSDVQYQVSPFNHGHKVAKFCYADKSLLNKAIEAALAARKEWDLKPIADRAQIFLKAADMLSGPHRAEILAKTMVGQGKTVIQAEIDAAAELIDFFRFNAKYAVELEGQQPISVPPSTNSTVYRGLEGFVAAISPFNFTAIGGNLAGAPALMGNVVLWKPSDTAMLASYAVYRVLREAGLPPNIIQFVPADGPLFGDTVTSSEHLCGINFTGSVPTFKHLWKQVAQNLDRFRTFPRLAGECGGKNFHFVHCSADVDSVVSGTLRSAFEYGGQKCSACSRLYVPHSLWPQIKGRLLEEHGRIKVGDPAEDFGTFFSAVIDAKSFARIKKWLEHARSSPSLTILAGGKCDDSVGYFVEPCIVESKDPQEPIMKEEIFGPVLTVYVYPDDEYKETLQLVDSTTSYGLTGAVFSQDKDVVQEATKVLRNAAGNFYINDKSTGSVVGQQPFGGARASGTNDKPGGPHYILRWTSPQVIKETHKPLGDWSYAYMQ, from the exons ATGCTGCTCCCGGCGTCCGCGCTGCGCCGCGCCCTCCTGTCCCGCCCCTGGACCGGGACCGG gctgcagtggaagCACACCTCCTCCCTGAAGGTGGCCAACGAGCCCGTCTTAGCCTTCACGCAGGGCAGCCCTGAGCGAGAGGCCCTGCAAAAG GCCTTGAAGGACCTGAAGGGCCGGACGGAAGCCATCCCATGCGTGGTGGGGGATGAGGAGGTGTGGACATCGGACGTGCAGTACCAGGTGTCG CCTTTTAACCATGGACACAAGGTGGCCAAGTTCTGTTACGCAGACAAG AGCCTGCTCAACAAAGCCATCGAGGCTGCCCTGGCTGCCCGGAAGGAGTGGGACCTGAAGCCTATTGCAGACCGAGCCCAGATCTTCCTGAAGGCGGCAGACATGCTGAGTGGGCCTCACAGGGCTGAGATCCTCGCCAAGACCATGGTGGGACAG GGTAAGACCGTGATCCAAGCGGAGATTGACGCTGCAGCGGAACTCATCGACTTCTTCCGGTTCAACGCCAAGTATGCGGTAGAACTGGAGGGGCAGCAGCCCATCAGCGTGCCCCCGAGCACCAACAGCACGGTGTACCGGGGTCTGGAG GGCTTCGTGGCGGCCATCTCGCCCTTTAACTTCACTGCAATAGGCGGCAACCTGGCAGGGGCACCGGCACTGATG GGCAACGTGGTCCTGTGGAAGCCCAGTGACACCGCCATGCTGGCCAGCTATGCCGTCTACCGCGTCCTCCGGGAGGCCGGCCTGCCCCCCAACATCATCCAGTTTGTGCCAGCGGATGGGCCTCTATTTGGGGACACTGTCACCAGCTCAGAGCACCTCTGTGGCATCAACTTCACAGGCAGTGTGCC CACCTTCAAACACCTGTGGAAGCAGGTAGCCCAGAACCTGGACCGGTTCCGCACCTTCCCACGCCTGGCTGGAG AGTGCGGCGGAAAGAACTTCCACTTTGTGCACTGCTCGGCCGACGTGGACAGTGTGGTGAGCGGGACCCTGCGCTCAGCCTTCGAGTACGGCGGTCAGAAGTGTTCCGCTTGCTCGCGTCTCTACGTGCCACACTCGCTGTGGCCGCAGATCAAAGGGCGGCTGCTGGAGGAGCACGGTCGGATCAAAGTGGGCGAC CCTGCAGAGGATTTTGGGACCTTCTTCTCTGCAGTGATTGATGCCAAG tCCTTTGCCCGTATCAAGAAGTGGCTGGAGCATGCGCGCTCCTCGCCCAGCCTCACCATCCTGGCCGGGGGCAAGTGTGATGACTCCGTGGGCTACTTTGTGGAACCCTGCATCGTGGAAAGCAAGGACCCTCAGGAGCCCATCATGAAGGAG GAGATCTTCGGGCCTGTGCTGACTGTGTACGTCTACCCGGATGACGAGTACAAGGAGACACTGCAGCTGGTTGACAGCACCACCAGTTATGGCCTCACGGGGGCAGTGTTCTCCCAGGATAA GGACGTCGTGCAGGAGGCCACAAAGGTGCTAAGGAATGCTGCCGGCAACTTCTACATCAACGACAAGTCCACCGGCTCGGTGGTGGGCCAGCAGCCCTTCGGGGGGGCCCGAGCCTCTG GAACCAATGACAAGCCAGGGGGCCCACACTACATCCTCCGCTGGACGTCGCCCCAGGTCATCAAGGAGACACATAAGCCCCTGGGGGACTGGAGCTACGCGTACATGCAGTGA